The following proteins come from a genomic window of Geminicoccaceae bacterium SCSIO 64248:
- a CDS encoding ABC transporter permease, with protein MTPTAPRLEPLAAPDVDRFDFLYRVLFGRAATQLAAFVIGVFVVVAVLAPWIAPWDPLAQSFIRINQSPSWAHWLGTDQFGRDVLSRMIYGSRNSLIFGLLSPALAALIGTTLGVVAGYFGGVTDRVISRLVDLLLAFPELLLAIIIAAALGGGFWNIVAVLTTAFVPGFARVARAQTLAVKQEPYVEAAVAVGVRTPVIIFRHIVPNIAAPIIVLMTLWTASAIRLEASLSFLGIGTQPPDPSWGNIIRDGLNNLFGSPWPIIGAGLAITCVVLAFNVFGDAVRDVLDPETAT; from the coding sequence ATGACGCCCACCGCTCCTCGCCTCGAACCTCTCGCCGCGCCTGACGTCGACCGGTTCGACTTTCTCTACCGTGTCCTGTTCGGCCGTGCCGCGACCCAGCTGGCCGCTTTCGTCATCGGCGTCTTCGTCGTCGTCGCCGTTCTCGCGCCCTGGATCGCTCCATGGGATCCGCTGGCGCAAAGCTTCATTCGCATCAACCAGTCGCCGTCATGGGCTCACTGGCTGGGAACGGACCAGTTCGGCCGGGACGTGCTGTCGCGTATGATTTATGGTTCGCGCAACTCCCTCATCTTCGGCCTCCTGTCGCCGGCCCTCGCCGCGCTGATCGGAACCACGCTCGGCGTCGTCGCCGGCTATTTCGGCGGCGTCACGGACCGGGTGATCTCGCGTCTGGTCGATCTTCTCCTGGCCTTTCCCGAGCTTCTGCTCGCGATCATCATCGCCGCGGCCCTGGGCGGCGGCTTTTGGAACATCGTCGCGGTGCTGACGACGGCGTTCGTGCCGGGCTTCGCACGCGTCGCCCGTGCGCAGACCCTTGCGGTCAAGCAGGAGCCTTATGTCGAGGCTGCGGTCGCCGTCGGGGTCCGAACGCCGGTCATCATCTTCCGGCACATCGTTCCGAACATCGCCGCGCCGATCATCGTGCTCATGACGCTCTGGACGGCTTCGGCCATCCGCCTGGAGGCCTCGCTCAGCTTCCTCGGCATCGGCACGCAGCCGCCCGATCCGAGCTGGGGCAACATCATCCGCGACGGCCTGAACAACCTGTTCGGGTCGCCCTGGCCGATCATCGGCGCCGGTCTCGCGATCACCTGCGTCGTCCTCGCCTTCAACGTCTTCGGCGACGCGGTGCGCGACGTCCTCGATCCGGAGACCGCCACATGA
- a CDS encoding ABC transporter ATP-binding protein: MTSPLLTVEDLVVEFGPRNKPIRVVDGVSFEIGAGSAVGIVGESGSGKSITSLSILRLVPEPPGRIANGRVLLEGVNLLELSKDRMPAIRGRDIAMIFQEPMSSLNPVMTIGDQIGEAIMLHEPLSRVERRRRVVEMLKLVGIPHPESRLNAYPHQFSGGMRQRVMIAMAVACNPKLLIADEPTTALDVTIQAQVLELMKSIRRRLNTAVLLISHDLGIIAETCERVIVMYAGRIVEDGDVRSIFRRPSHPYTQGLLQSIPRLDDQRHRLYQIPGSVPQAGEAKTGCAFYARCSQRIDKCAQETPPLFTFDTGHHAACWVTAAALPAHQRALVS; this comes from the coding sequence ATGACGAGCCCGTTGCTCACCGTCGAGGACCTCGTCGTCGAGTTCGGTCCCCGGAACAAGCCGATCCGCGTCGTCGACGGTGTCAGCTTCGAGATCGGCGCCGGCAGCGCGGTCGGCATCGTCGGCGAATCGGGCTCGGGCAAATCGATCACCTCGCTGTCGATCCTCCGGCTGGTGCCCGAGCCGCCCGGCCGCATCGCGAACGGTCGTGTGCTGCTTGAGGGCGTCAACCTGCTGGAGCTTTCAAAGGATCGGATGCCTGCGATCCGCGGGCGTGACATCGCGATGATCTTCCAGGAGCCGATGAGCTCGCTCAACCCGGTCATGACCATCGGCGATCAGATCGGCGAAGCGATCATGCTGCACGAGCCCCTGTCGCGCGTCGAGCGGCGGCGACGGGTCGTCGAGATGCTGAAGCTTGTGGGCATCCCGCATCCGGAGAGCCGGCTGAACGCCTATCCTCACCAGTTCTCGGGCGGCATGCGCCAGCGCGTCATGATCGCGATGGCGGTCGCGTGCAACCCGAAGCTGCTGATCGCCGACGAACCGACCACCGCGCTGGACGTCACCATCCAGGCGCAGGTTCTGGAGTTGATGAAGAGCATCCGCAGGCGTTTGAACACCGCCGTGCTGCTCATCTCGCATGACCTCGGCATCATTGCCGAGACGTGCGAGCGGGTCATCGTGATGTATGCCGGCCGCATCGTGGAAGACGGCGATGTCCGCTCGATCTTCCGGCGACCGTCGCATCCCTACACGCAGGGCCTGCTGCAATCGATCCCTCGTCTCGACGACCAGCGTCACCGTCTCTATCAGATTCCGGGATCGGTGCCTCAAGCCGGCGAAGCCAAGACGGGCTGCGCGTTCTACGCCCGCTGCTCCCAGCGAATCGACAAATGCGCTCAGGAGACGCCGCCCTTGTTCACGTTCGACACCGGTCATCATGCGGCATGCTGGGTGACCGCGGCTGCATTGCCAGCCCATCAACGCGCGCTCGTGTCATGA
- a CDS encoding ABC transporter ATP-binding protein has protein sequence MTEPILDVRNLGKTFSGSGSWLAPHAPDVRAVDDVSLTIGRGETLALVGESGCGKSTLGRLLLRLIEPSSGGVWYEGTDLTSLTHQGMRAMRRRMQMIFQDPYGSLSPRRRVADIIAEPLEVFGLVRSRRERRDKVAELLTQVGLPPSAMDRYPRQFSGGQRQRIGIARAISVDPGFIVADEPVSALDVSIQAQIINLLQDLQEQKRFSYLFIAHDLAVVRHIADRVAVMYLGRIVEIGPKASIYDRPHHPYTQALLSAVPEPDPDRVERRILLKGDVPSPTQMPSGCSFRSRCPLAQPACEHERPLLRDVGGGHEAACHFASPHPIRAAA, from the coding sequence ATGACCGAGCCTATTCTGGACGTGCGCAATCTCGGCAAGACGTTTTCCGGCAGCGGCTCTTGGTTGGCACCGCACGCTCCCGACGTCCGGGCGGTCGACGACGTATCCCTCACGATCGGACGCGGCGAAACGCTGGCGCTGGTCGGCGAGTCCGGCTGCGGCAAGTCCACGCTCGGCCGGCTGCTGCTCAGACTGATCGAACCCAGCTCTGGCGGCGTGTGGTACGAGGGCACGGACCTGACCAGCCTGACCCATCAGGGCATGCGCGCGATGCGCCGGCGCATGCAGATGATCTTTCAGGATCCTTATGGCTCGCTCAGTCCGAGGCGGCGGGTCGCCGACATCATCGCCGAGCCGCTCGAGGTCTTCGGTCTCGTCCGTTCACGGCGCGAGCGGCGCGACAAGGTCGCCGAACTTCTGACGCAGGTCGGCCTTCCGCCGAGCGCCATGGACCGCTACCCCCGACAGTTTTCGGGTGGGCAGCGTCAGCGCATCGGCATCGCCCGTGCTATCTCGGTCGATCCCGGATTCATCGTCGCCGACGAGCCGGTCTCGGCGCTCGACGTCTCGATCCAGGCCCAGATCATCAACCTGCTCCAGGACCTGCAGGAGCAGAAGCGCTTCTCCTACCTGTTCATCGCGCACGATCTGGCGGTGGTCCGTCATATCGCGGATCGCGTCGCCGTGATGTATCTCGGCCGGATCGTCGAGATCGGCCCGAAGGCGTCCATCTACGACCGCCCGCACCATCCCTACACGCAGGCTTTGCTTTCCGCCGTGCCGGAGCCGGATCCCGATCGGGTTGAACGGCGCATTCTTCTCAAGGGAGACGTGCCCAGCCCGACGCAAATGCCTTCGGGTTGCAGCTTCCGCAGTCGCTGCCCGCTCGCCCAGCCGGCTTGCGAGCACGAACGGCCCCTGCTTCGGGATGTCGGCGGCGGACACGAGGCGGCATGTCACTTCGCCTCGCCGCATCCCATCCGGGCGGCGGCCTGA
- a CDS encoding ABC transporter permease: MARYLLLRLLDAVPTILLVLTLVFVAMRILPGDPALAALGDNALPDQIADFREKMGLNVPLWQQYLNFLGGVLTFDFGRSLMNNTPVLQLLAYNLPYTIELTVVAMLMGVTAGIPLGVLAATHRNQVQDTGVRLFSLIGYAIPDFYLGALLLITFSLNLGLFPINGGGTDFASRMYHIFLPALTLAFVKAAFIGRLTRTSLLEVLGRDYVRTARAKGAAERRVIYRHGLRNALLPLTTGLGLSLLATLSGSVAIELVFNRPGIGKLLISAIAERDYAVIQGGVIVFALFVVLINLLMDLVYIVVDPRVRVQ; this comes from the coding sequence ATGGCACGTTATCTCTTGCTGCGGCTCCTCGACGCCGTGCCGACCATCCTGCTGGTCCTGACCCTGGTCTTCGTCGCCATGCGCATCCTGCCGGGCGATCCCGCGCTCGCCGCGCTCGGCGATAACGCCTTGCCCGACCAGATCGCGGACTTTCGCGAGAAGATGGGCCTCAACGTGCCGCTCTGGCAGCAATATCTCAACTTCCTCGGCGGCGTCCTGACGTTCGACTTCGGACGCTCACTGATGAACAACACGCCCGTCTTGCAACTGCTCGCCTACAATCTGCCCTACACGATCGAGCTGACCGTGGTCGCGATGCTGATGGGCGTCACCGCCGGCATTCCGTTGGGCGTTCTCGCCGCGACACATCGCAACCAGGTCCAGGACACAGGCGTCCGCCTGTTCTCGTTGATCGGCTACGCGATCCCGGACTTCTACCTCGGCGCGCTTCTGCTGATCACCTTTTCGCTCAATCTCGGCCTGTTTCCGATCAATGGCGGCGGCACCGACTTCGCGAGCCGCATGTACCACATCTTCCTGCCGGCGCTGACGCTCGCTTTCGTCAAGGCGGCCTTCATCGGCCGGCTGACCCGCACGTCGCTCCTCGAGGTGCTCGGTCGCGACTATGTGCGCACGGCGCGCGCCAAGGGCGCCGCGGAGAGACGCGTCATCTACCGGCACGGATTGCGCAACGCCCTGCTGCCGCTGACGACCGGCCTCGGCCTCAGCCTGCTCGCCACCTTGTCCGGCTCGGTCGCGATCGAACTCGTCTTCAACCGGCCCGGCATCGGCAAGCTGCTGATCAGCGCGATCGCCGAGCGCGACTACGCCGTCATCCAGGGCGGGGTGATCGTCTTCGCCCTGTTCGTGGTCCTCATCAATCTGCTGATGGATCTGGTCTATATCGTGGTCGATCCGCGCGTCCGGGTGCAGTGA